From Phragmites australis chromosome 5, lpPhrAust1.1, whole genome shotgun sequence, a single genomic window includes:
- the LOC133918762 gene encoding reticulon-like protein B2, translating into MAGPAEETAVAAVPATSPADGVSEETASPAAVAARPRGFRLLGEDKSVHKALGGGKTADVLLWKDKKISAAVIGGVTVLWVLFEVVDYHLLALISHVLIGALAILFLWSNATVFIKKSPPDVPEVQISEDLAVNIARALRADINKALRLLREIALGHDLMKFLGVIVALWILSEIGSLCDFLTLIYAGVLMLHTVPILYHKYQEKVDDFAGKAHAELCKQYQVLDAKVLSKIPRSPPKDKKQN; encoded by the exons ATGGCGGGACCCGCGGAGGAGACTGCCGTCGCCGCAGTGCCCGCGACCTCGCCGGCGGACGGCGTCTCGGAGGAGACGGCGTCGCcggcggcagtggcggcgaGGCCCCGGGGGTTTAGGCTTCTCGGGGAGGACAAGTCCGTGCACAAGGCCCTCGGTGGTGGTAAAA CTGCTGATGTATTGTTGTGGAAAGACAAGAAGATCTCTGCTGCAGTAATTGGTGGTGTAACAGTCTTATGGGTTCTGTTCGAAGTAGTTGATTACCATCTTCTGGCCCTGATATCTCATGTGCTGATTGGTGCACTGGCCATCTTGTTCTTGTGGTCCAATGCCACTGTCTTCATCAAGAA GAGCCCTCCTGATGTTCCCGAAGTGCAGATATCTGAAGATCTTGCTGTGAATATTGCACGAGCATTACGTGCTGACATCAACAAAGCACTTCGCTTGCTTCGGGAGATTGCTCTGGGCCATGACCTGATGAAGTTTCTAGGC GTGATTGTTGCCCTCTGGATTCTTTCGGAAATTGGAAGTCTCTGCGACTTCCTTACCCTGATATATGCTG GGGTCTTGATGCTCCACACGGTACCGATATTGTACCACAAGTACCAGGAGAAGGTGGACGATTTTGCTGGGAAGGCTCATGCGGAGCTCTGCAAGCAGTATCAGGTCCTGGATGCCAAGGTTCTGAGCAAGATTCCCAGGTCTCCACCAAAAGACAAGAAGCAGAACTAG